Part of the Pseudorasbora parva isolate DD20220531a chromosome 13, ASM2467924v1, whole genome shotgun sequence genome is shown below.
TGGTGGTCACCATTGTATGAAGTAAAACTACTTTACTGCAGAGTTAAAACACCAGGGTGGTTCAAAATTCAAAATTTATGAAACGCTTCTCTTTCAAATATGAGTAAGAATATGAATTAAGAATTTGAAGTAAAGTAGATGTGCCCTGGTATTCTTTAAgtcaaaataacttccccttCTTGCAACTTCATCTCTTATCTTTCCAATCAATTCCTGATGGACTACTTCACTAACTGGTGATTGGCGTAAGATCTGTTAGGAAGTAGTTCCAGCTCACCTGTGGTGACACATTGCTCAGGTAGAAGGTGTCATCCATGGCTTTCTGGCTCCACTTATGATTGGCTGCTGCAGCCAGGTGACCCCTGTCAAAGCCGCTGCCCCTGTAATCCGCATTGCTCGATCTGTGGTAAACATGAACCGAGTCGTCCTCTTTAAATTCGCAGAATTTTCTGTCCGATGTCCCGGTTATCGTCTCGGCGTTGAGCTGCTCTATGACCCACGCTGCAGTCCTGTTTTTGGGGTCGTATGCGGTTACGTAAGCCTCTCTGCTCTTAATGTTTGACAGGGAAGGGAAGCCGTATTTCATCACAGCTGTAGATTTGTTTACAGCGACCTGTCCTGGCTGGTACGTGCTGATCTCTGACGCTGCCTCGACGCTCGGTATCGGGATGACCGGCACGCGGTCCAGCAGTCCAGCGCTGTGGCTCGTACCCCGGCGTTCATTATGGCGATCGCTGGCTGCTCTCAAGGTGGCGCCGATGCCGACGCCAGCTGTCAGTGACAGCCCGGATAAAACCCACCGCGAGCAGAAGACACGATGCATTGTTTACGTTTAATAGATAGTTAAATAATGTATCTAAATAAAATGAGCGTGTTGTTATTTTGCCCTCACTAACATAACTCATGTGATCAGCCCCATCGCCACCCCGGCTATGGGATAGACTGTAAAAGAAAGGGTTAAAGGACACTTGGTCGCATGTTTATGACGTCTCTCGTTTCTTTAAAAGGCAGTACACCGTTTCAAAATTAAAGTTAAAGTGTATTATTACTATGCGGAACATAAACGCTATGAAATATTGTGGATGATATGATTCGTTTTTATTATCATTGTCACAGTTAAgtgaactttttattttattgtaattaaaCTGGCTGGTGTTTAACCATAAGGGGgtaaattaaacttaaaaattaaatgaggGGGTAAATAAAAAATTCCCCATCTAATATCTATTtggttaatatttaaaaaatctctTTCAATCCTGTTATTGTTTCGTAAACAGTGTTATTGCAGTATCTTTAAGATACTATTATAGTTTATTAGAATTGagaattttttaaatgttaagtattgattttaatattttcattttagttagttttagtaGTTTTGTTGTTTGTGCCATTTGTATTAGTTTCTTTTAAATATGTCTATATagggtttttattttagttttagttattttgttacatcaagttaaactaatattttgtttcagttaaagggatagttcaccccaaaaaataaattctgtcatcatttactcaccctcaagttgttccaaccctgtatgaatttcttttttctgctgaagacaaatgaagatatttggaatatattttgtaaccaagcagatcttggCAGCCTTTGACTACCAGTGGGGAAAATATTATGGTAGTCAGTGGCTgctgagatctgcttggt
Proteins encoded:
- the endog gene encoding endonuclease G, mitochondrial — encoded protein: MHRVFCSRWVLSGLSLTAGVGIGATLRAASDRHNERRGTSHSAGLLDRVPVIPIPSVEAASEISTYQPGQVAVNKSTAVMKYGFPSLSNIKSREAYVTAYDPKNRTAAWVIEQLNAETITGTSDRKFCEFKEDDSVHVYHRSSNADYRGSGFDRGHLAAAANHKWSQKAMDDTFYLSNVSPQNPHLNQNAWNNLEKYCRSLTKHYQNVFVCTGPLYLPRQEPDGKMYVKYQVLGKNHVAVPTHFFKVLILEKPRGDVELRSYVMPNMPVDEKIPLERFLVPIESIERASGLLFVPNIMKRTSGLKAITAGP